The proteins below come from a single Roseiconus lacunae genomic window:
- the gatC gene encoding Asp-tRNA(Asn)/Glu-tRNA(Gln) amidotransferase subunit GatC — protein sequence MALTTEDAAKLARLARLELPQEELEHLAPQLESILGFIDKLSELDTTDVEPMTTALDVSNRWRADEFSQSLSREQALANAPASDEECFRVPPVLG from the coding sequence ATGGCTTTGACCACCGAAGACGCGGCTAAACTGGCCCGCTTGGCCCGACTGGAGCTCCCGCAAGAGGAGCTTGAGCATCTCGCGCCGCAATTGGAAAGCATCCTCGGTTTCATCGACAAGTTGTCGGAGCTCGATACGACGGATGTCGAGCCCATGACGACGGCGCTTGACGTAAGCAATCGATGGCGAGCGGATGAATTCTCGCAAAGCCTTTCACGAGAGCAGGCACTCGCCAACGCGCCTGCATCGGACGAAGAGTGTTTCCGCGTCCCGCCGGTCTTGGGATAA
- the rpmB gene encoding 50S ribosomal protein L28 — translation MARQCEVCGKKVQMGNRVETRGKAKYLGGVGTKITGITRRKFVPNLQRVHVTTAEGENKSMRVCVQCIRSGAIRKTVKTKPFDVSGAK, via the coding sequence ATGGCACGTCAATGTGAAGTTTGCGGAAAGAAAGTTCAAATGGGAAACCGCGTCGAAACCCGCGGTAAGGCGAAGTACCTCGGTGGTGTCGGTACGAAAATTACCGGAATCACCCGCCGGAAGTTCGTGCCCAACTTGCAACGCGTGCATGTGACCACCGCCGAAGGCGAAAATAAGTCGATGCGAGTTTGCGTTCAGTGCATCCGCAGTGGCGCGATCCGCAAGACGGTCAAGACAAAGCCGTTTGACGTCAGCGGCGCCAAGTAA